One stretch of Archangium lipolyticum DNA includes these proteins:
- a CDS encoding ROK family transcriptional regulator, with the protein MSRWNGLTPGEFALLDTVFWSGGLSRDALALRSSFSKTRANTAVANLLERGLLEEAGLLASSGGRRAEKLRLHRGLGVVLAADLGATGLRVGVLTPDLQVMARHVESADVRKGPELVLSRVRTLMRQLLEQAGVTPREVIGIGIGVPGPVNFETGQLVNPPLMPEWDSFSIRDDMKADFAAPVFVDNDVNIMALGELWGLQRSLRNFLVIKVGTGIGCGIVCNGQVYRGATGSAGDVGHICVDPAGPRCHCGNVGCVEAMAAGPAIARMARAAVEAGESALLAETLAATSTILPEDVARASRAGDAAANAIVQRAGSLIGQMLASVVNFFNPSHVFFGGSMMRIGPLFLASLRQSIYHRSLALSTRQLEIQVTPLGEQSGLIGAGVLAMQETLRMKGAAR; encoded by the coding sequence TTGAGCCGCTGGAACGGTTTGACTCCCGGAGAGTTCGCGCTGCTGGACACGGTGTTCTGGTCCGGCGGCTTGTCGCGCGATGCGCTCGCGCTCCGTTCCTCCTTCTCGAAGACCCGGGCCAACACGGCTGTCGCCAACCTGCTGGAGCGGGGGCTGCTGGAAGAAGCCGGTCTGCTGGCGTCGTCGGGAGGCCGGCGGGCCGAGAAGCTGCGGCTGCACCGCGGGCTGGGCGTGGTGCTGGCGGCGGATCTGGGAGCCACCGGCCTGCGCGTCGGCGTGCTGACGCCGGACCTCCAGGTGATGGCACGGCATGTGGAGTCGGCGGACGTGAGAAAGGGACCCGAGCTCGTCCTGTCGCGCGTCCGGACGCTGATGCGTCAATTGCTGGAGCAGGCCGGTGTCACGCCGCGTGAGGTCATCGGGATAGGCATCGGCGTGCCGGGACCCGTCAACTTCGAAACAGGGCAGCTCGTCAACCCGCCGCTGATGCCCGAGTGGGACAGCTTCTCGATCCGCGACGACATGAAGGCGGACTTCGCCGCGCCGGTGTTCGTGGACAACGACGTCAACATCATGGCGCTGGGCGAGCTGTGGGGCCTGCAGCGCTCGCTGCGCAACTTCCTGGTGATCAAGGTGGGCACCGGCATCGGCTGCGGCATCGTCTGCAACGGCCAGGTGTACCGGGGCGCGACCGGCTCGGCCGGAGACGTGGGCCACATCTGCGTGGACCCGGCCGGTCCGCGCTGTCACTGCGGCAACGTGGGGTGCGTGGAGGCGATGGCGGCGGGGCCGGCGATCGCCCGCATGGCGCGCGCGGCGGTGGAAGCGGGAGAGAGCGCGCTGCTCGCGGAGACGCTGGCGGCCACCAGTACCATCCTCCCCGAGGACGTGGCCCGGGCCAGCCGCGCGGGTGACGCGGCGGCGAACGCCATCGTGCAGCGCGCGGGCAGCCTGATCGGACAGATGCTCGCGTCGGTCGTGAACTTCTTCAACCCGTCGCACGTCTTCTTCGGCGGCTCGATGATGCGCATCGGCCCGCTGTTCCTCGCGTCGCTGCGGCAGAGCATCTACCACCGCTCGCTGGCGCTCTCCACGCGCCAGCTGGAGATCCAGGTCACCCCGCTCGGAGAGCAGTCGGGGCTCATCGGCGCCGGGGTGCTGGCCATGCAGGAGACCCTGCGGATGAAAGGAGCCGCACGATGA